In a genomic window of Quercus lobata isolate SW786 chromosome 4, ValleyOak3.0 Primary Assembly, whole genome shotgun sequence:
- the LOC115987950 gene encoding putative wall-associated receptor kinase-like 16 — MKTKLSGSSMRIATESAEALSYLHFAASTPIIHRDVKPSNILLDSSYTAKVSDFGASRLIPLDQTELATMVQGTIGYLDPEYLQTSQLTDKSDVYSFGVILVELLTGRKALSFDKLEMERSLVTYFLLSLKENRLFEVVEKHITNEGNAEQFKEVANIAEKCLKLKGEDRPTMKEVATELEGLRRMEKHSWVNADFNSEETEHLLAGTSNSSKYDVRNNSTDIYDSVKDHVILDLDGGR; from the exons atgaaaaccaaattgAGCGGTTCATCAATGAG GATAGCTACAGAATCAGCAGAAGCACTATCGTATCTACACTTTGCAGCTTCTACACCTATAATCCATAGAGATGTCAAGCCTTCAAACATATTGCTAGATAGTAGTTACACAGCAAAGGTATCAGATTTTGGAGCTTCGAGATTAATTCCACTAGACCAAACAGAATTAGCTACAATGGTGCAAGGAACTATTGGATACCTAGACCCTGAATACTTGCAAACAAGTCAATTGACTGATAAAAGTGATGTTTATAGCTTTGGAGTGATTCTCGTAGAGCTATTGACAGGAAGAAAGGCACTTTCGTTTGATAAGCTTGAGATGGAGAGAAGTCTGGTTACctattttctcctttctttgaAAGAGAATAGATTGTTTGAAGTTGTTGAGAAACATATAACAAATGAAGGTAATGCCGAACAATTTAAAGAAGTGGCAAATATTGCAGAGAAGTGCTTAAAATTGAAAGGGGAAGATAGGCCCACTATGAAGGAAGTAGCCACGGAATTGGAGGGTTTAAGGAGGATGGAGAAGCATTCATGGGTTAATGCGGATTTCAACTCTGAAGAGACTGAACACTTGCTTGCTGGGACTTCAAATTCTAGCAAATATGATGTAAGGAATAATAGTACTGATATATATGATAGCGTCAAAGACCATGTAATATTGGACCTTGATGGTGGGAGATAA